The Silurus meridionalis isolate SWU-2019-XX chromosome 6, ASM1480568v1, whole genome shotgun sequence genome contains the following window.
GTAGTAGACTGGGTTTCCTCTTCCAGCTCTGCATCTGTACTGACCTCCATCAGAGACACTGACTGATCTGAACAAGTAGTGATTTGTTTCAGTCTCAGTTTCACGGCTCTGTGTGTCTTTGCTCCAGTAAAACTTCCATCCAGCAGACTGCAGCTTCAGTGTACAGTACAGAGTCACTGAGTTTCCTGTCAGTGCAGCTCCTTTAAGATCTGATGTGAGATCAGGTTCAGGtttttctgttagagacaaaacaCATGTCACAGGAATCATTTTTATGAACATTAATTTATTAGGAACCTCTACAAAAAGAAGATGAAAACATTTTGTTGTATCTGTAATGATCCTACACTCAAATGAAGATTAAATATTGTAACATTTAATTAATCTATTATACTGAGCCTTTAGTTCATGTAGGCAGTGTTTATGAAGTGAATTTGTTGGATGCATTAAAGATTCCAAAATACTGTTTGTTTATCAGAGAAATCTGATCatgtcaaaaaagacaaaagggtgattcaaaatattatttaaaataaacaaaagtagaataatatatattttattttttcttcaaatcATGAAACAAACTATTTGTCTCTCCTCATTACTTTAAATGTGTTATCAGAATTCAGATTGCCAAAAATAAAGCAGGTGGAAAATGTAGATGTCTTTATCTAGACATGGAGGATGttttaatagtgtgtgtatgtgactcATCTCATAGCTGTGTTAGTAACTGTGTCTGTGATGTTTTCATTCACAACTGAATCTCATGAGTTTGGTGCTTGAAAAGTTACATCCTGGTAACAactaaagagaagagagagaaggggacTTCATTTGCCACAAGGGCACTGAAGACCATTCTGAATTTGAGGTTGATGGAGATcatggtcacatgaccacagCTCTCTCATGACACACTCATCTGTATATGTTAGGCGGCAGTGatagaggcggaagccgaaatCACCAGCAAACAGAGTTTAATAACTGATTCGCAGAGTTACACACTGAGTCCACACTTaaacaataacggacgctgGAGTGGAGTGAGAGAAGTGcttatataggtgtgtgtaacAAGAGAAAGGTTTGCGAAATCAGTATGATGGCGATAGGCTCCGTGCAGGCGGGGTgcgcacgggagaagaagcagggtgctccctgacagTATACAGCACTTACAGTTTGGGTTGGATTTTCCACTGTCTTATTTTTGAACTGATGTAACTATTACTACTCTACATTACATACACATGCTGACACACTGACTGATACTGATTTTCTGATCAGTTCACATTTATTCTTATGTAAAATAAACTGTTATGCTTGTGTTTGTCTATCGTCTGCCTTATTTTGTTACAATTAGCACTTCTGTTTATCTGCTGAACACATTATCATTATACTTATTTCCTGCTGTTTTCACCTCCTGGCTACAggcaagcaaaaaaataaagttttattacaataaaatatctGTTGTGAGCATGCAATTTACAAACAAGGCAACtagttatttaaattaaacattgtaTAAAACCTGTATAGAATCCACATtatagtttctctctctctctctctctctctctctctctctgtgtttgtgtgtgtgtgtgtgtgttaaataaaatagtaaataaagtaaaaagcgacgactgaagacctaactcttcctgaaacacttaaattagcactttccaagtttgtagaattctattgtaatatttatattaggtttgatcttgtgtaccagtgtagatttattcattacttgaTATtttaagcacttttgtacgtgcTCTGGTTAAGGGCGTCtactaaatgctgcaaatgtaaatatttaagctgtaatgCTTCTCTGCATTTTAGTCAAATGGAGATTAATTTGTTTACCCATAAACCCCCACAGCTACCCATAAGCTCATGTCCTTCATTTAGTTGGAATAagtttttttgtggaaaaatatgtttataggtGGTCTGTGGTGGTACATTTCATACCATGTGTATTTACTATCACAAAACTTCCTGAGTTTATATGTTTCCACTAGATGGCGCTTGTGCACTTAGATACTGGCTTAAATCGGTAACCTTCTATCagtttaatttgtataattttatactttgattatttttataaagttaATTGTGATTTCCACACTCAATTGTTGATTACTTGAGCAAGACGTATTTATCCTAAAAGCTTTTGGTgatgttatattttattcccATCATGCCTTTGTATGGCACTTCCTGTTATATGATCTGCATGAAGAGATGAACGATGCTACAGAATCTTTGAAAGATTTCATGTGTTTCCTTTTGCCATTATAATCATCCAATCAAGAGACTTCAAGATATATTCCCCTCTCTTAGCTCACAAGCAGGTAAAAGTGGTATGTGGATGTATTTTGTTGTATGCGTGTTTTCCATGTAATTGAATGTGGGACTGATGTTTGTTATTTACGGTCTGTTTATTTCGTTCTACAGGGTTGATGTCCACGTGCATTAAACATCTGTAAAAGAGAACCTCAGCCTTCGTGTTGTGACTGAGAGTCTCATACCATGTGTGTTTAACTGTTATTCCTTTACCTGCACACGATTTAACTAGTTCTAGTTTCTAGTTTTCCTGCCGCTAATCACACAGTCTGAGTTTGTGCTGTCAATAAACAATTGTACTTTAATTGAATGATGTTTtctgttcaagtttattttcttGCCAACATCCTTGAGAGCATCATTTAGTTCCCACATGCAAGCTGTATGAAACTACAGCTATACCCAAAACAAACATGGCTGACAACATACACAAGTCATCATGCTGTAAACTAAACAAGCTAACAGACATACAAAGATAAAAAGTCACAATATGTGTGGTTTTTGTGTGGATATTGGGATCATGAGAAATACATGTCTACACTTTAAATTGTTCATAGGAGAGAATATGTGAGACAAAACACTCACCTGCTACAGTCAGTGTAACTGCAtcactgctctgtgtgtattttgggTCTGATGATTGAGTTCCTTTACAGCTATAAGGACCTTTATTAGAGTCTTTAACATCAGTGATTGTGTAGATCTTCTTTCCTGCAGCAGCTCTGATTTCTTCATTACTTCTATACCAGTGATACTTCCAGGATCCTCCAGTCTGTATGTCACATGTGAGAGTGACAGTTTCCCCAATGAACACATTCACAGCTGGGTGTATTTTCACTACAGGCTTTGGTCTCgctatacaaaaataataaaaacatcagtaaatgtaaacattaattAAGTATATGATGTAATTGCATAATTCCAATAaatatcaaattattattatttttatagacttgaaatgtataaaacatgACGTACTGCTCACTGTAATTCTGGCTGCAGCACTGAACTCTGACTCGTAGTTTCCCCTAAATGCTTTGCAGTAGTATGTTGTTTGTCCTTCATTAGAGTCTGTTACGATGAAGGTCTTGGTATTTGAGGCTTCAGGGGACAGGGGATATAAATAGTGGTTGTATTTATACCACAAAAAAGTCCATCCAGTAGACTGCAGATTACACTTCAGAGTAACTGTGTCTCCAGTGTAGATGAAGCTCTGAGGATTCACACTCACAGTCGGTGTGGGTTTTTCTGTTGATATGAAATGATGAAGAAATCAGAGCTGCTTTTATCTTCGAAACATGTGTTTCATTTttcaaatctctctcttttataaacaaatgcatttttaaataaaaatataaagtaaatattatatggaacacaacatgaaaaaaatacacacatcatcTTTATTAGAAGAGATGAAGGTGATTTTTTTGTAATGGTCTTTTATAAAACACTATGTTTTGCCTCAAACATCATCATTAAAATGATATGAACGCAGTGCACTACATTGGGGGTCTGAGTAACAGTCTGTATTTCACAGTCTACCTTAATAACAtggttatttaaataaataaaaaaaacacttattaaaaacacagaatCTATAAATGCCTAATTTAAACATAGTTATAGGCTGCTTTATGCATCAATTTATGCACCCATGATCTCTTTATTACATTTCAATCATAATTAAGACTGTTACAAATAAACACTGTGGTGTTccaaaatactaataataatgtttttacatcTTAAAacttataaaatcataaatatttgtTCACAAACTTACTTTAtgctcattttttttaaaggttcacATGCAACAtagataatatttaaaaatgtgatgTTTGCAATTTTATTCCCTCAAGACATTTGTTGGTCAAACTGTTGAAATATTATGATGCTACACAAACTCTAATGTATAATTGCTGGTCTGTGTTGCTTGTTGAAACTTGATATGGTgatgtatgaatataaataactCCAGTTAGTGAACTTAGGGCTTTTTGGTACAGCCCACAGATTTTTACTGTGTCAGTAAAACAGTGAAACATTGAAATATGTACGATCATGACAGCAGGATCAGTCTGACTTATAGGTGAAAAACATGTTTCTCATAAATATCaatcattttctaataatttaaaataaaatttaatgcaAAATGAAATTCCTTTAATTAGACAGTGAACACTTTACAAATTGAATCCTGTCTTGTTCAGTAAGCAAGGAAATGTGAGGCTTTaggacaaaaaagtaaaaactaaaCAGACAGGAGGAAACTGTAATGTTATAATGAGACTCAGATTCAGTGTAACTCATTTAAATTATCTGCacaaatttgacatttctataacatatattgtgtgtgaaaataacaaaaaagaaatgataaattaacaaactcacctgatacagtgaGAGTAACAGAATCACTCGTCTTTGAGATCTGATAGTCACTGTGTCTCCTCCCTCTGCAGGTGTATTTCCCTTTATAAGAGTCTGTAATAGAGCTGATACTGAACTCCTGTGTTGTTTGGTATGTGTAGTATGGGTGGTatgtttggtgtgtgttgtatgggTAGAATATTTTATCATTCCTATACCAGTCATATATCCACACTGAGTCTCCTTCTCTGAAATTCACATCTGAAAGTCACTCTCTCGTATCTGAACACGTGTGTATCAGGCTGTATTTTCACCACAGGTTTAGGATTCgctgtaaaatataaatgtattgttaCCTATGTTAAATGACATACCATTATATACATAAGTAATAaaatttcaatataaaatatagaatatctgctaaactgtaaataaatgtgaactgagacatttttgtcaaatactactaatgaaataaatgcaGATCACACTGTTTCTTAACACTAAACATTTATCATGTTACTGATActgatattaaaatgtaaatttttttcacTTGTAATTCATGTTTGATTTGCAGTGTTTGTATCCTGTTTTCCTgactatttattttcattgcatgtttgtgcacacacacacacacacacacacacacacacacacacacacacacacacacacacacacacacacacacacaatttatttattagtttataatctctcatacacactctttaACTGATCTCATTCTTCCAGATTCTGCAGCCTCTCACACACATTGATTGAGTATAAAAGTTGGATCTTTATTCtcttcactcattcacactcaaCTCAAACATTCTCCTGTTTCTGAAACATAACTTTATAAAGCTCTTTATAGCCTCTGAGCAGCTTATTAAAACAGTTTTGGTGTTGTGCCATTTGATTTCTAGTTCACCTCACaccattattattaaacttacaaatattacatatatatatttgcataaatgtaaaaataaatgtttgcttGTTGCTCTGTTATAACAAATCCTTTTAATTTGTCAGCTTATGAAACCCACATTACTCCATCAATCAATGATCAAACTATTCAAgtgaataaagataaataacaaGTTATAACATTAACTTTGTTAAAAACCTGTTTGTAATAGTTGAGGGGCAGAAAAACGGTCAAAACAACAATTTTGAGCTGCTAAGAACATGTGTGACAGGTGTAgcattttacataaacaaatgGCTGCACAGCCTTGCAAGGGGATCCATCCAACCAATGAGAGATGGTTTGATTACAGTGAACGTTTGTCTGCGCAAACATAAACGCAATTTGCCTTTTAATTCTTgcaccatttgttttttttttttggaggctCACTTTGGCATACTTAGCTCCGTGTTTGATTTAGCTCCACTTTGACAACCGCCACTGCCTCATAACACAAAGACATACCGTTTTTTCTCCTTAAAgcaaaaacatatatttgccTTCTTATCTTTCTTGAAACAGCCTTCCATCTGCATCAATTTTTCTTCTCCTGGACATTTTGGGATCATTGTTTGTATTTCGGAAAATGTCACTGATGTTGACACACTTCAATCTAGTGGTGGGATGCAGTCACTTTACAGGTAACATAATCGACATGCATTTTATGTTTATGGTCAATGTACCCTTTTgacttatttattataagatAATCAGATCTTTTCTGCTCTCACGGGCCACGCAAAAAAACGTGGTGGGCCACATTTAGCCCgcgggccttgagtttgacacatatGATCTAAAAGAACATTTGAAGTGTTAATTAGAGCTTTCAGTTCACATGCATGACAAGTGGCCCTTGTGGTGATTAGTGACACAGATTGACTATGCAAATTTCatgattattaaaatacatttttattaaagggTATAAATCTGATAAATCAGCTAAGATGttaaacaacattaaatgttGTTTCTATCATGTCTCTATTTCTCTTGTACATCACTACTTCCAAATTTCAGTTTTCTAgacaaaacagaacagaattctagaaataactataaaaaatgttatgtcTGGGGGAAATCAGGCACTGCTTATTACCTGCCCAAAACCATTCCAAATGTAAAGCAAGATGGTGGTAGCGGCATGCTGTCGAGGTGTTTTTTGTGCAGCAGGGACTTGGCAACTGGTCATGGTTGAGGGAAAGTTGATTGTAGCTACGTACTGagatatcctcaataaaaacATGTTTCACAGTGCTCAGGACCTCAGTCTGTGCTGAAGTTTCACCCCCCTACATCACAATGACTCTAAGCACACGGCCATAACAACACAGGAGTGGATTAGAGACAATTCTGTGAATATGCTGGAGTGGCCCAGACAAAGTTCTGAtttaaaccctactgaacatctctgaagagacctgaaagtggctTTCCACTGACaatccccatccaacctgactgAACTTGAGAGGTTTTGCAATGATGTATCTTGCACCATATCCAAAAAGACTCgaggctgtaattgctgccaaaTGTGCctgtctgaatacttatgtacatgtgatagttccgtttttttattaaagaaattacaggcattttttactttgtcattatggggtactgagtgtagattataGATCAAAATATCAATTTGAATGATTCACAAtacaacataaacattttttctaaaagtgaagggggtctgTAAGAgaacaataaattaaaagtattgaacacatttgttgGTACGTCTCCATGATAAACAATAACCTACAACCTTtcctaaattaaattaaaactaaaaacctgaaaaaagaAGGTAATTAACATCTATCAATATTTATTccatatttaacaaaaatatgtttttttttacattctattTTCATTTCAGCAGAATATTTTGTAAACCACTAAAAATggtataaacaaaaataatggcaCCCATAACCTAATCTTTTGTTGAACAGCCTTTAGAGGTAATCAATACAAACAAGTGATTTCCTCTGAATGTCTACAGCCTCAATAAATACCACAGGTTTAGGATTCTCTATAGAAAAATAAACCCCACTGTGTGGAAAACCGATTCAATACCAAAATGGTAAAGGTTTTTAATTATCCATGTCTGAATTTATGTTTGcaattcttttttcttaattattcaactttatattaaaatatttaaagtaaacaataacaacaattttaaatatgcaaaataatgCTAGAAATAACTCTGAGTATAAGCTGATTAAAATTTTAACATATAAAGGAATCCATAATTTTGACCTACACATCTTTCTCATGACGTctttatccacacacacacacacacacacacacacacacacacacacacacacacacacacactttctttactTTGTTTCCATTTCACCTCACATCAGTGCTGCTCAGCCGTGCTCACACTGTCCCTTTATCCTCAATAACAACACTTAGATAAGAGTTCTCTTTATATAGGTGTGTAAATATTACTATACTGTGACTCTGCTCACatgctgtttgtgttcagtgTTGTGCAGAATCACTTAACAGAAAGTCTCTTACTCACCAGTAACTTTTAGTGAAAGTGCATCACTGTACTGTGTGTAGTAAACTGGGTTTCCTCTTCCAGCTCTGCACCAGTACTGACCTCCATCAGAGACACTAATTGATCTGATTAAATAGTGATTTTTTTCAGTCTCAGTATCacggctctgtgtgtgtttgctccaGTAAAACTTCCATCCTTCAGACTGCAGATTCAGTGTGCAGTACAGAGTCACTGAGTTTCCTGTAAGAACTTCTGTAAGGTTTGATGTGagtacaggtttgggttttcctGCAAGAAAAGTTTAACAGAAGTTTagagtttgaatttttttttttgtgtttttacttcACTAATGAAACACATGATTACAGTCTCTGTGATGAGATTCACTAAAGCTAATCAATTTCAATTTATAATTACTTTtctattgtttaacaaaatagCTAGAAGAGGATAATCataatactaaaaataataatacaaataactgctgtgtaattatgtgtctgttttctttattacattttaaaatctaaataattaaatattgagGTTATTTATTAGGTATTTAGGAAAAAGTGAGACCAAAAAGGTAACACTACACATATAACCTgaaaaacatgttaaaaatatgttttttgttttttcacaacaatcaataaaatgatatgagCAGAGTAGAATCTCTGCATACTCAGTAGAAGGTCTAAGTAATAGTAGTCTGTATATCTCAATGAACCTATGTCCATGAAATCCTTCATTATTTAGGAATGTGTGAAAATACCTCACAGCATCTTGCATTCTGTAATTACATATAAATTGCTTATATGTAGTTATGATGAAACTACATAATTTAAGTTGTGTGAAGGTGGTGACTTGCTACGATTCCAAAACATTCCACAGTAACTCCACATTCCATAATTCTCACTTAAACATTTATCTCTAAAATGTTGCATCCAAGTACATCTCTTTTATAACACATCCTTATGCCAGTCTTCACTTGGTCTTGAAGTCAATAGGtgattcaaaacaaaacaacaaattaaaGCCATTATGTAGttatgaccaaaaaaaataacaccatATAAACGTGTCACATAAAGTAAATTTAAAGTGCATTAGGGCAACAGTGTGAACCCTTTTAATTGCTGAAAAGTTCCTTCTCTGCATATAATCATCTGGAAGGTAAGTAATCATTTTGGCAAAACACACTTGCAGTACAGTTCACATGTTTCATGCAGTAAgtctataatgatgttcataaaaaaatggcatcaaatttataataaaatttttaacacatcaaacgagtaaataaacacatctatatttACTCTATATTTGcatcttattatttttattatgtaactcagtcattatggttgcacaatccagtgcaatcttagtgccggtctaaagcacagataaatggggagggttgcgttatgaagggcatccagcgtaaaacatgtgtcaaatcaaacatgtagATTACGatatcagaatttcataccgaatcggtcgaggcccgggttaccaacaaccaccacaggtactGTTAttcaacagggtactggtggaattTGGGCtgctgttggccgaaggaggagaaggagaggaggaagacgtctacagagacagcaagaaaaggagaagtgtaggagagtggaggttcgggttagtactttaaatgttggtactatgactggtaaagggagagagatagttgatatgatggagaggagaaaggtagatatgttgtgtgttcaggagaccaagtggaaagggagtaagaccaggaacattgaaggtgtttaaactgctctatcatggtgtggatggaaagagaatcAACATCTTGGAGCAACAAACCTTTTGCCCAAACCTTTTGGCACTCACAATATCTCACTGGACCTGGTATATACTCTCTTACAATGTAGTTCATTACACCCAACATTACTCTTTTAGAAATGTCCTCCCCTTGAAATTAAATTACTACTGTTTCAGTTTCCCTTCTGTTTCCCTCTACCCCTAATTTTATCCTTTGCACATTCATTATCTTCCGCCCTTTAAGTAGCTTTACAATCTTCCATATTAATGGTAAGAGGAACACCAACAATAATCCCCTTTCAGCtcctacttttacttttttgctgAAAACTTTAATTCCTAATATATCCTTTAATTTgataatttatttacttgttcttCTTTATTATCCTTTAATAAAGAAGAAACTTTAGTTTCCATCAGAAAGAACTAAAGCGAAATCAATATTttctatatgtttatttatgatcTTTGTCAGTTTTAGTGGATTAATTTTGCCCACATCATATTGATCTCCAAACCTTATTATACATGTTATACTTTCTCTACTCTTTTCATCTGATTCTTCTACATCGCTACTTTTCTTCCATCCCCCCGTTTATTCCTTACTTCTACACAGCTATTACCTAAAGATCTTTCGTTTTCCTCTTCACTTCATACCTCCATACTCCCTTCACTTTCCCCCCACTTAAACCTCTCTGGTACATTCCTGAAGCAGTTGTGACTTCCGGGATTTCTTGCTCTCACACTGAGCTGATGTCTTGTTGTCTTTAAACACCTGGTGGCGTGGGATAAtaacggcaagatggccgccgacccagAAGCGAAAACAGAAGCATGCGCAGCGTGTTTTGTAATTGTAtatttaagaaatatatttttattgctgaatgCCTCTAGTCAGTAAAGGTGGGTCTCTTTTGGAGCAGCTGATGTGTTACAGAGACTTTGTTTCACTAAAATGTGCTCTAGATCTTGTGTGTATGCTAAAGAAAAAACTAGTAAATGATGTGCTTTTAAAAGCTTGGGTTGAAAACCTGTGCCACAAACTGCATTTATCATTAGCTATTTAAAAAGTTACAGATTTTTCCTGAAAAAAGAACCACGGAACAACAAAACTTTGTGAAACTGTGAAACAATATAATCTTATTTCAAACATGCAGAATAATGACAGTAGGAGCAGATTGATTATTAAATATAGTATGTTTTTCATATAGCATTTGGAGCAAAACCATGTTCTACCATTCAGACTGGCAAATTAGTTCGCTagtaatttaaataattcagtgccctgataataaaaaagtaaacattaaaagtcattataatcagtgtgagttACAGTTATAGATGATTGACAGTGTAGTTCACTGAAAAATAATCTACAACAAATCTGAAAGGTGAAATTTCTGATAAATTtgacacatatacatatatatattgtaataacaTATCAaagtaacaaacacacacacatacttaatACAGTGAGTGTAACAGGATCACTGATCTCTGAGTTCTGAGAGTCACTGTGTCTCCTCCCACTGCAGGTGTATTCACCACTGTCAGAGTCTGTAACTGAGTCACGGCTGAACTCCTGTGTTGTGCTGAATGAGGGATTTCTGTCATCAGTCTTATACCAGCTGTATGTCCACTCAGTGTCTCCTCCCTGTAGCTCACACTTCAAAGTCACTTTCTCTCCACTAAACACATGTGTACCAGGTGTTATAATCACCACAGGTTTGGGTCcctctgtaaaaagaaaagcaatacTATTTTGAAAGTATGAATTAATTATCTGCACCATTAAAGATTATAAATGCAATATACAGAATGTCACATATAATAGTTTACGTTCTGTCAGAAAGTTTTGGATTCACAAtcaatattaatttttaaattgcACACTTGGCAATTAATCTTTAGTCAGGTCTTAAGGATTTTcagcaattataaaaaaaaaaggtgtgaaatCTTACACATTAATGCTATAAGAAATTCACTGAGGTTAACTGAGTTTCATTAAAACACATCTTTACTCATCACTGCAagtctactctctctctctctctctctctctctctctctctctctctctctctctcacacacacacacacacacacacacacacacacacacacacctgaaaataacaattgtacaaatatatatattttttttatttgtagaagtTCTAAGTAACAGTCTTCATATCCCAGTCTTCCATGTTCATAATAAGTCCATCAAATCCTTTATTATTTGGGAATGTGTGAAATTACTTCACAGCATCATGCATCCTGTTATTACCCACAAGTAGCTCATATGTAGTTATGATGGAGCTGCATAATTTGTTATATAGTGTTGTGGGAAGGTGGTGACTTGCTATGATTCCATACATTACACAGTAATTCCATTTTCCATTATTATCACTAAACCATTTATCTCTACATTTATCTCTAAATAGCATAATTTAACAactgtcttcattccttccatccttcattcattcactccctcaatttGCAAAatttcaggattttctccttttaattaaaactttttatgCTGGACCCaaagtaaagaataaagaatCCATAATGCTAGTGTTAGCTGCTAGCCACTTACAGGTTAGCAGCTAATGTTGGCACTATgtatattgtctcaaagcagctttacacagataatgtggtaataataatgaataagatgttctttataagtttaaGTCTGTCCCTTGTAAAAGCATTCTC
Protein-coding sequences here:
- the LOC124387242 gene encoding Fc receptor-like protein 2, which encodes MMELHPLYLMLLLTGIIHCAQTEGPKPVVIITPGTHVFSGEKVTLKCELQGGDTEWTYSWYKTDDRNPSFSTTQEFSRDSVTDSDSGEYTCSGRRHSDSQNSEISDPVTLTVLSMCVCLLL